CCGTCGCGACGGCGCCACAGGGCGACTCGCGGGATATGTCTGGCTGGACTGAGGGGCATGACCGACCGTAAGGCACAACTCGCCGGAAACCTGGCGAAGGTGGAGGACCGCATCGCGGCGGCGTGCGTGGCCGCGGGCCGCAAGCGGGACGAGGTGACCCTGATCGTGGTCACCAAGACCTACCCGGCGAGCGATGTGCGGATCCTGTCGGAGCTCGGTGTGCGCCACGTCGCCGAGAACAAGGACCAGGACGCGGCACCCAAGGCGGCCGAATGCTCGGATCTGTCCCTTGTGTGGCACTTCGTGGGTCAGTTGCAGACCAACAAGGTCCGTTCTGTGGTGCGTTATGCGGATCTCGTGCAGTCCGTCGATCGTTCCAGGCTTGTCACGACTCTGTCGAAAGAGGCCGTTCGGGCCGGCCGTGAGGTGGGATGTCTCATCCAGGTCGCGCTCGACGCCGACGAGAGCGGCCGGGGAGAGCGAGGAGGTGTCGGTCCGGGCGGAATCGAAGAGCTGGCCGACCTCCTGGCGGAGGCGCCGGGGGTGCGGGTCGATGGTCTGATGACCGTCGCGCCGCTCACCGGGGAGTACGCCGGACGCCAACGGGCCGCGTTCGAGCGGTTGATGGTTTTGTCGACCGACCTGCGCCGAGCCCATCCGGCTGCGAACATGGTCTCCGCAG
The DNA window shown above is from Streptomyces akebiae and carries:
- a CDS encoding YggS family pyridoxal phosphate-dependent enzyme, which translates into the protein MTDRKAQLAGNLAKVEDRIAAACVAAGRKRDEVTLIVVTKTYPASDVRILSELGVRHVAENKDQDAAPKAAECSDLSLVWHFVGQLQTNKVRSVVRYADLVQSVDRSRLVTTLSKEAVRAGREVGCLIQVALDADESGRGERGGVGPGGIEELADLLAEAPGVRVDGLMTVAPLTGEYAGRQRAAFERLMVLSTDLRRAHPAANMVSAGMSADLEDAVAAGATHVRVGTAVLGVRPGLG